In a genomic window of Phaeobacter inhibens DSM 16374:
- a CDS encoding IS3 family transposase (programmed frameshift) — MGLKRTDEFRQDAVRIALTSGLTRKQVADDLGVGMSTLNKWITAHRDTDVVSKEDLSLAQENDRLRRENRILKEERDIPKKSNAVLREPKAMRFRFIEEHRDAFPAARLCQVMDVSLRGLRAFRSRPASRRQRSDLVTLAHIKEQSRLSLGSYGRPRMTEELKEIGLDVGHRRVGRLMRQNGISVVRTRKHKVTTDSDHKLNIAPNLLDRDFNADKQNQKWAGDISYVWTREGWLYLAVILDLHSRRVIGWAVSNRMKRDLAIRALNMAIAFRQPPKDCIHHTDRGSQYCSHDYQKILRQHGFKVSMSGKGNCYDNAAVETFFKTIKAELIWRHPWETRRKAEMAIFEYINGFYNPRRRHSALGWISPVAFERKVA; from the exons ATGGGACTAAAACGGACGGACGAATTTCGCCAAGATGCGGTGCGGATTGCGTTAACCAGCGGGCTAACGCGTAAGCAGGTGGCGGATGATCTTGGCGTCGGTATGTCGACGCTGAACAAATGGATCACCGCGCACAGAGATACAGACGTGGTGTCGAAAGAAGATTTGAGCCTTGCTCAAGAGAATGACCGGCTTAGGCGTGAGAACCGCATTCTCAAGGAGGAGCGGGACATCC CTAAAAAAAGCAACGCAGTTCTTCGCGAGCCAAAAGCCATGAGGTTTAGGTTCATCGAAGAACACCGGGATGCGTTTCCGGCAGCGCGCCTGTGTCAGGTTATGGATGTCAGCCTGCGCGGTTTGCGTGCGTTCCGCAGTCGGCCAGCCAGCCGCAGACAGCGATCTGACCTGGTCACGCTGGCGCATATCAAAGAACAGTCGCGTCTCAGTTTAGGCAGTTATGGCAGGCCGCGTATGACCGAAGAGCTGAAGGAGATCGGCTTGGATGTTGGCCATCGCCGTGTGGGCAGATTGATGCGTCAGAACGGCATATCTGTTGTTCGGACCCGCAAACACAAGGTGACCACTGACAGCGATCATAAGCTCAATATAGCACCCAACCTGCTGGATCGTGACTTCAACGCTGATAAACAAAACCAGAAATGGGCGGGTGACATCAGCTATGTCTGGACGCGCGAAGGCTGGTTGTATTTGGCTGTTATCCTGGACCTACATTCCAGGCGGGTAATCGGTTGGGCCGTTAGCAACCGCATGAAACGCGACTTGGCAATCCGAGCGTTGAACATGGCCATCGCGTTCCGGCAACCGCCCAAGGACTGCATCCACCACACCGATCGCGGATCGCAATATTGTTCTCATGATTATCAGAAGATCCTGCGCCAGCACGGCTTTAAGGTGTCCATGAGCGGCAAGGGTAATTGTTACGACAATGCTGCCGTCGAAACCTTCTTTAAGACGATCAAGGCGGAGCTGATCTGGCGGCATCCTTGGGAGACACGGCGGAAGGCTGAGATGGCAATCTTCGAATACATCAACGGGTTCTACAATCCACGACGCCGTCACTCAGCACTGGGCTGGATAAGCCCGGTCGCTTTCGAACGGAAGGTGGCTTAA